A single Ciona intestinalis chromosome 12, KH, whole genome shotgun sequence DNA region contains:
- the LOC100178691 gene encoding uncharacterized protein LOC100178691, protein MDPHPADFPEPPPQPRITLRSDTVDSSVFHDDDNLFSMDDAVEQPDSFDAVPPNSYPSPNSSLSTSYSGGDILSMASPPLPVTRITERTQTAGEVIRTYNPSPEKRDHEVSYDELLEEDMKFSAEGVSDSVKHFYGAAIPVTCDDRVDTGAGYDTVDAGADYGSDAGPDNSDTGPPLPYKQKSKVIEPEAIAVNREFQYPMNHKQRGCCIIFNQKHFDAHLRMDTREGTNHDAENIKHSMEMLGFEHVRIIKDSTKVEIINWIAAVSKADHSNYDCFACVILTHGGDKDVLYARDDKMELKDFMQPFRGDNCPSLATKPKLFFIQACRGFKLAEPVKVRPVQCDSLNYDTTDGGSATVDEFATIPAEADFLIAQSTVPKYYSWRNKSNGSIFIQALCLTFNLFGEKQEIMQMMTKVNRMVAYDYESASKDPKMNQKKQIPSITTQLTAELYFPKKREGHPSASEYSVNQQVTSPRQLQHNQVTARCEYDQYSSHTVRASDNAFVETTTQFSRLAMQAGDASRLEEAYMDPRTQGAAANPPSHASVRQRDLFPRPPPLPTKQRQTRRSNDSSHRRSGDYTTRRPPQEVYSSPTGSPRDVTPHYVTGYDAPPRRSSHETSPYGSQHNVARRRPSYETSFPAGSRAIPAVTLRKQSLPVSSMYSSSADSHLLTPNRHLHPSETVPARLSVSPNAARNSVNRRSLPLGTDPKPQAVSSWGSGINRAGLRSTKQTEV, encoded by the exons ATGGATCCACATCCAGCAGATTTTCCAGAACCACCCCCACAG CCCAGAATTACTCTTCGTTCTGACACTGTTGACTCCAGTGTATTTCATGATGATGATAACTTATTTTCAATGGACGATGCAGTAGAACAGCCAGATTCATTTGATGCCGTTCCACCAAATAGTTATCCCTCCCCAAATAGTTCTTTGAGTACATCATATAGTGGAG GTGACATTTTAAGCATGGCATCACCACCATTACCAGTAACCCGGATAACAGAAAGAACTCAAACAGCTGGTGAAGTGATTCGAACTTACAATCCAAG TCCAGAGAAAAGGGATCATGAAGTAAGCTATGATGAATTGCTGGAAGAAGACATGAAGTTTAGTGCAGAAGGTGTTTCTGATTCGGTTAAGCATTTTTATGG agCTGCCATTCCAGTGACATGTGATGACAGAGTTGACACAGGTGCAGGGTATGACACAGTTGATGCTGGTGCAGATTATGGCTCTGATGCAGGACCAGATAATTCAGATACTGGTCCACCTCTTCCATACAAACAGAAATCAAAAGTTATTGAACCAGAGGCCATTGCAGTGAATCGTGAATTCCAATACCCTATGAACCATAAACAAAGAGGTTGCTGTATCATATTTAATCAAAAG cattttgATGCGCACTTGAGAATGGATACAAGAGAAGGAACGAACCATGATGctgaaaacataaaacattcaatGGAAATGCTGGGGTTTGAGCACGTACGAATCATTAAGGATTCTACTAAAGTTGAAATTATCAATTGGATTGCTGCAG TTTCAAAAGCTGATCATTCCAATTACGATTGCTTCGCTTGCGTGATATTAACTCACGGTGGTGATAAGGATGTTCTCTATGCACGTGATGATAAAATGGAGTTGAAAGACTTCATGCAACCATTTAGGGGTGACAATTGCCCCTCACTTGCTACCAAGCCCAAACTCTTCTTTATACAG GCTTGTAGAGGTTTTAAGCTAGCGGAACCTGTGAAAGTTCGACCTGTACAATGCGATTCATTAAATTATGACACAACAGATGGTGGATCTGCAACTGTGGATGAATTTGCCACAATTCCTGCTGAGGCAGATTTCCTTATAGCACAATCAACGGTGCCAA AATATTACTCCTGGAGAAACAAAAGTAACGGATCTATTTTTATCCAAGCtctttgtttaacatttaatctttttggtgaaaaacaagaaataatgCAG ATGATGACGAAAGTAAATCGCATGGTGGCTTATGATTATGAATCTGCCTCAAAAGATCCGAAAATGAACCAGAAAAAGCAGATACCATCAATCACCACACAACTAACTGCGGAACTTTATTTCCCAAAGAAACGAGAGGGACATCCAAGTGCAAGCGAATATTCTGTAAATCAACAG GTGACATCACCACGGCAATTGCAACACAATCAAGTCACTGCAAGATGTGAATACGACCAGTACAG CTCCCATACTGTACGAGCATCAGACAACGCGTTCGTCGAAACAACAACTCAATTCAGCCGTCTCGCAATGCAAGCTGGTGATGCAAGCAGGTTAGAAGAAGCTTACATGGATCCAAGAACCCAAGGTGCTGCAGCCAACCCACCAAGCCACGCCTCGGTCCGCCAACGTGATTTATTCCCCCGTCCCCCACCCTTACCTACTAAGCAGAGACAGACACGCCGTTCTAACGATAGCAGCCATCGCAGATCGGGCGATTACACAACTCGAAGACCACCACAAGAAGTCTATTCGTCTCCCACCGGTTCTcctcgtgacgtcacacctcaTTACGTCACAGGTTATGACGCACCCCCCCGTCGCTCATCACATGAAACTTCGCCATATGGCAGCCAGCATAACGTAGCAAGGCGACGACCATCGTATGAAACCTCTTTCCCCGCTGGTTCAAGAGCCATCCCAGCAGTCACCTTAAGAAAACAGAGCTTACCCGTTTCTAGCATGTACAGCAGTTCAGCAGACTCGCACCTCTTAACGCCTAACAGACACCTTCACCCGAGCGAAACTGTTCCTGCGCGGCTTTCCGTTTCCCCAAACGCCGCCAGAAACTCTGTAAATCGTCGAAGTCTTCCGCTGGGTACAGACCCCAAACCGCAAGCCGTTTCGAGCTGGGGCTCTGGCATCAACCGAGCCGGTCTTCGTTCAACGAAGCAAACAGAAGTATAA
- the LOC100181058 gene encoding uncharacterized protein LOC100181058, with product MYGFVEVILAFTLFSVATSQNDADLIVISKVATQSALVYDCSVNVIIPKRTLQWEQRGGKCTSTDEHVFQYDVFENDTVTKRRLIILGCSESTFACVLTHSTLGESEKIVNITGTASESVGSCGGSSIFSVSLILWVVLVIVLLISLLIAVLVKRREKLKHTFTQQTIESVAYRVSQPSPTPVLPDGSEYCAALDDVRTVPEKSSTVYCLAQPNPRRIFDQTLPRIPENFPTNPSRNNKPRPISLALTNGYSIAGIPNTRVTMRQTGPRHGRVLTTQSAYYATPDRYSVYCAAEDVAPRPRYQSTASDSDYSEMSPRTPKPRKVSTKFAFTQRFETYGQKETGLKETNLTHQESRGHLYSTVNKEHKRKKPEITSSCVGVIDTQQNKS from the exons ATGTATGGTTTCGTTGAAGTTATCCTGGCATTCACTCTTTTCTCTGTTGCAACAAGTCAAAACG ATGCAGACCTAATAGTGATATCGAAAGTCGCAACCCAGTCTGCTTTGGTTTACGACTGTTCAGTAAACGTAATAATTCCCAAACGAACGTTACAATGGGAACAACGAGGTGGAAAATGCACTTCAACTG ACGAACACGTTTTTCAGTACGATGTTTTCGAAAACGACACTGTTACAAAAAGACGCCTAATTATTTTAGGTTGCAGTGAAAGTACGTTTGCTTGTGTACTTACGCATAGTACACTTGGAGAATCAGAGAAAATTGTTAACATTACAG GCACTGCGTCAGAAAGCGTAGGATCCTGTGGGGGAAGCAGCATTTTTAGCGTTTCTTTAATTCTGTGGGTGGTTCTTGTCATCGTACTACTTATATCACTGCT GATTGCTGTGTTAGTCAAGCGAAGGGAAAAATTAAAGCATACGTTCACACAACAAACTATCGAAAGTGTTGCCTATCGTGTATCTCAGCCATCCCCCACACCAGTGCTCCCGGATGGGTCGGAATATTGTGCAGCACTGGATGACGTCAGGACAGTACCAGAAAAAAGTAGTACAGTgtactgtcttgcccaacccAACCCACGGCGAATTTTTGACCAAACTTTGCCAAGAATTCCCGAAAACTTTCCCACAAATCCTTCACGAAACAACAAACCAAGACCCATCTCACTAGCTCTCACTAACGGCTACAGTATCGCAGGAATTCCGAACACACGAGTGACAATGAGACAAACGGGCCCAAGAC ACGGCAGAGTTCTAACCACACAGAGTGCATATTATGCGACACCAGACCGATATTCTGTTTATTGTGCCGCTGAAGACGTAGCACCTCGACCGAGATATCAATCTACTGCTTCCGATTCCGACTATTCGGAAATGTCACCACGAA CTCCGAAGCCGCGGAAAGTGAGTACTAAGTTCGCGTTTACCCAACGGTTTGAAACATACGGCCAAAAAGAAACAGGACTGAAAGAAACAAATCTTACGCATCAAGAATCTCGCG gCCATCTGTACTCAACTGTGAACAAAGAACACAAGCGCAAGAAACCGGAAATTACGTCATCATGTGTTGGAGTAATTGACACGCAACAAAACAAATCCTGA
- the LOC100175569 gene encoding caspase-3-like translates to MNITDFTNPFTADKCPTLAGKPKLFFVQACRGHKRDTAVPFTLNVASTIEKTELKLIPCQADFLIASSTPEGYSSWRNKANGSWFIQALYLCIQRYPSLEIMQIMTRVNRMVALHFENTNTESPDIYKQIPSICTRLTGELYFHKPGSTVVESHISNNDASNAYDQSIAIETTTEERNRTYKRSKSTFLQRIRKSFRRGKKTKTGRHSATF, encoded by the exons ATGAATATCACGGATTTCACGAACCCTTTCACGGCAGATAAATGTCCAACCTTGGCAGGGAAAccaaaactgttttttgttcAG GCATGTCGTGGTCACAAGAGAGACACTGCAGTTCCTTTTACACTTAATGTTGCGAGTACTATAGAAAAAACAGAACTCAAGTTAATTCCCTGCCAAGCTGACTTTCTAATTGCATCTTCTACACCAGAAG GTTATTCCTCATGGAGAAATAAAGCAAACGGATCTTGGTTTATTCAAGCACTTTACTTGTGTATTCAACGCTATCCTTCGCTTGAGATAATGCAG aTTATGACAAGAGTAAACAGAATGGTAGCACTTCACTTTGAAAACACCAACACCGAGTCTCCTGacatttacaaacaaatacCTTCAATATGCACAAGGTTGACTGGAGAGCTTTATTTCCATAAACCTGGAAGTACCGTCGTGGAATCACATATTTCT AATAATGATGCCAGCAATGCATATGACCAATCCATTGCAATTGAGACAACTACTGAGGAAAG aaaCAGAACTTATAAAAGAAGTAAATCAACTTTTCTGCAAAGAATCCGGAAAAGCTTTCGTAGAGGTAAAAAAACCAAGACAGGACGACACAGCGCTaccttttaa
- the LOC104266347 gene encoding uncharacterized protein LOC104266347 isoform X2 has product MFSKRNKVAAKKTPEPSLDILEPFQEAIDEAMDVDWHDLNNADIPLADVSTDKSTASQAVAFVIRASRRGVVSLCAEVADLLKDRNRLEQELEEKNKEIVILLENQAVPRSPEPPLPETCDFSMQSIQDMESQTYPQNNVAIQTETMSLACTKRKARDENEPETPPDCSNITFINFECGSDFAVTCLCPKSVSSSSQNPGKTAVAINTGDGPRLHSKLGYFEHHNLEHKFKALEIKHEQLKMKLSEDTGHQMKTTDELNKAKEEIVVLQKAIQDIQTKEYERIQEEERIKQEENYSIEAQDDVSDGTGSDDSDDVTQRRRSLKGSREKSLLPIIANTTRLDSKQETFRSSIFPGPILGCKCQMCTAFFRSSGVLGFACSPYVTDSSGKNPVLRDLRKLVCLQNSKLQLQQNDQVMVRGSKTGIVRYIGHLDGVGTPSVVYIGLELNSAAGKHDGYLYGKRYFFCTQDHGIFLPIQDVLCVISKKSAPGSSRKRIPKAILSKPVTLHLTPEKPRSIKPKSHQSNSRRTHSKRRSMTSSESDTGSSTSENSSTFPPVSPPR; this is encoded by the exons atgttttctaAACGGAATAAAGTCGCTGCCAAAAAGACTCCAGAGCCTTCTCTGGATATTTTGGAACCTTTCCAGGAAGCAATAGACGAAGCTATGGACGTCGATTGGCACGATTTAAACA ATGCGGACATTCCACTGGCCGATGTAAGTACTGACAAATCAACAGCTTCACAAGCGGTGGCATTCGTAATTAGAGCGTCCAGACGAGGTGTGGTTTCATTATGCGCCGAAGTTGCTGACCTTTTAAAAGACAGGAACAG GCTTGAGCAAGAACTCGAagagaaaaacaaagaaattgtaATTCTTCTTGAGAATCAAGCGGTGCCTAGAAGCCCCGAGCCCCCGCTACCTGAGACTTGCGACTTCAGCATGCAGTCAATACAAGATATGGAATCGCAAACTTACCCGCAGAATAACGTTGCAATTCAAACCGAG acgaTGTCCCTTGCCTGCACCAAACGAAAGGCAAGAGATGAAAACGAGCCTGAAACG CCCCCCGATTGCTCTAACATTACGTTTATTAACTTCGAGTGTGGAAGCGACTTCGCGGTGACTTGTTTATGTCCGAAAAGTGTCAGTTCTTCGTCCCAGAACCCAGGAAAAACAGCAGTTGCAATAAACACTGGTGATGGCCCAcg ATTGCATTCAAAGTTGGGTTATTTTGAACATCACAATCTCGAACATAAATTCAAGGCTTTGGAAATTAAACACGAGCAACTAAAAATGAAGCTGTCAGAAGACACCGGTCATCAAATGAAAACTACTGACGAGTTAAATAAAGCAAAAGAAGAAATTGTAGTCCTTCAAAAAGCGATACAAGATATCCAG ACAAAAGAATATGAAAGAATACAAGAAgaagaaagaataaaacaagaagaaaACTACAGCATCGAAGCCCAAGATGACGTCAGCGACGGGACAGGAAGTGACGAcagcgatgacgtcacacaacgACGACGTAGTTTAAAAGGCTCACGAGAAAAGAGCTTACTACCGATAATTGCTAACACTACAAGACTAGACTCAAA GCAAGAGACGTTCCGGTCTTCTATTTTTCCTGGGCCAATTTTGGGATGTAAATGTCAGATGTGTACAGCGTTCTTTAGAAGCAGTGGTGTACTGGGATTCGCATGCAGTCCATATGTAACGGACAGTTCTGGAAAGAACCCAGTGCTCCGAGACCTGCGGAAACTAGTATGCTTGCAGAA CTCCAAGCTTCAACTGCAACAAAACGATCAAGTCATGGTACGCGGAAGTAAAACGGGGATAGTACGTTATATTGGTCACTTGGACGGCGTAGGAACACCAAGCGTAGTCTACATCGGCCTAGAACTTAATAGTGCAG CTGGAAAACACGACGGCTATCTGTACGGAAAACGTTACTTCTTTTGTACGCAAGACCACGGTATATTCCTCCCAATACAAGACGTGCTATGTGTTATAAGCAAAAAG AGTGCGCCAGGCTCTTCAAGAAAAAGAATCCCGAAAGCAATTTTATCAAAACCAGTCACTCTGCACTTGACTCCAGAAAAACCAAGATCCATAAAACCAAAATCCCATCAAAGTAATTCTAGACGAACGCATTCTAAACGTAgaagtatgacatcatctgAAAGTGACACAGGCTCATCTACATCTGAAAACAGCAG CACATTTCCACCAGTTTCCCCACCCCGGTAA
- the LOC104266347 gene encoding uncharacterized protein LOC104266347 isoform X4, with protein sequence MDLRADADIPLADVSTDKSTASQAVAFVIRASRRGVVSLCAEVADLLKDRNRLEQELEEKNKEIVILLENQAVPRSPEPPLPETCDFSMQSIQDMESQTYPQNNVAIQTETMSLACTKRKARDENEPETPPDCSNITFINFECGSDFAVTCLCPKSVSSSSQNPGKTAVAINTGDGPRLHSKLGYFEHHNLEHKFKALEIKHEQLKMKLSEDTGHQMKTTDELNKAKEEIVVLQKAIQDIQTKEYERIQEEERIKQEENYSIEAQDDVSDGTGSDDSDDVTQRRRSLKGSREKSLLPIIANTTRLDSKQETFRSSIFPGPILGCKCQMCTAFFRSSGVLGFACSPYVTDSSGKNPVLRDLRKLVCLQNSKLQLQQNDQVMVRGSKTGIVRYIGHLDGVGTPSVVYIGLELNSAAGKHDGYLYGKRYFFCTQDHGIFLPIQDVLCVISKKSAPGSSRKRIPKAILSKPVTLHLTPEKPRSIKPKSHQSNSRRTHSKRRSMTSSESDTGSSTSENSSTFPPVSPPR encoded by the exons ATGGATTTAAGGGCAG ATGCGGACATTCCACTGGCCGATGTAAGTACTGACAAATCAACAGCTTCACAAGCGGTGGCATTCGTAATTAGAGCGTCCAGACGAGGTGTGGTTTCATTATGCGCCGAAGTTGCTGACCTTTTAAAAGACAGGAACAG GCTTGAGCAAGAACTCGAagagaaaaacaaagaaattgtaATTCTTCTTGAGAATCAAGCGGTGCCTAGAAGCCCCGAGCCCCCGCTACCTGAGACTTGCGACTTCAGCATGCAGTCAATACAAGATATGGAATCGCAAACTTACCCGCAGAATAACGTTGCAATTCAAACCGAG acgaTGTCCCTTGCCTGCACCAAACGAAAGGCAAGAGATGAAAACGAGCCTGAAACG CCCCCCGATTGCTCTAACATTACGTTTATTAACTTCGAGTGTGGAAGCGACTTCGCGGTGACTTGTTTATGTCCGAAAAGTGTCAGTTCTTCGTCCCAGAACCCAGGAAAAACAGCAGTTGCAATAAACACTGGTGATGGCCCAcg ATTGCATTCAAAGTTGGGTTATTTTGAACATCACAATCTCGAACATAAATTCAAGGCTTTGGAAATTAAACACGAGCAACTAAAAATGAAGCTGTCAGAAGACACCGGTCATCAAATGAAAACTACTGACGAGTTAAATAAAGCAAAAGAAGAAATTGTAGTCCTTCAAAAAGCGATACAAGATATCCAG ACAAAAGAATATGAAAGAATACAAGAAgaagaaagaataaaacaagaagaaaACTACAGCATCGAAGCCCAAGATGACGTCAGCGACGGGACAGGAAGTGACGAcagcgatgacgtcacacaacgACGACGTAGTTTAAAAGGCTCACGAGAAAAGAGCTTACTACCGATAATTGCTAACACTACAAGACTAGACTCAAA GCAAGAGACGTTCCGGTCTTCTATTTTTCCTGGGCCAATTTTGGGATGTAAATGTCAGATGTGTACAGCGTTCTTTAGAAGCAGTGGTGTACTGGGATTCGCATGCAGTCCATATGTAACGGACAGTTCTGGAAAGAACCCAGTGCTCCGAGACCTGCGGAAACTAGTATGCTTGCAGAA CTCCAAGCTTCAACTGCAACAAAACGATCAAGTCATGGTACGCGGAAGTAAAACGGGGATAGTACGTTATATTGGTCACTTGGACGGCGTAGGAACACCAAGCGTAGTCTACATCGGCCTAGAACTTAATAGTGCAG CTGGAAAACACGACGGCTATCTGTACGGAAAACGTTACTTCTTTTGTACGCAAGACCACGGTATATTCCTCCCAATACAAGACGTGCTATGTGTTATAAGCAAAAAG AGTGCGCCAGGCTCTTCAAGAAAAAGAATCCCGAAAGCAATTTTATCAAAACCAGTCACTCTGCACTTGACTCCAGAAAAACCAAGATCCATAAAACCAAAATCCCATCAAAGTAATTCTAGACGAACGCATTCTAAACGTAgaagtatgacatcatctgAAAGTGACACAGGCTCATCTACATCTGAAAACAGCAG CACATTTCCACCAGTTTCCCCACCCCGGTAA
- the LOC104266347 gene encoding uncharacterized protein LOC104266347 isoform X3 yields the protein MKIFGQVKTLCRLYSLLCASYADIPLADVSTDKSTASQAVAFVIRASRRGVVSLCAEVADLLKDRNRLEQELEEKNKEIVILLENQAVPRSPEPPLPETCDFSMQSIQDMESQTYPQNNVAIQTETMSLACTKRKARDENEPETPPDCSNITFINFECGSDFAVTCLCPKSVSSSSQNPGKTAVAINTGDGPRLHSKLGYFEHHNLEHKFKALEIKHEQLKMKLSEDTGHQMKTTDELNKAKEEIVVLQKAIQDIQTKEYERIQEEERIKQEENYSIEAQDDVSDGTGSDDSDDVTQRRRSLKGSREKSLLPIIANTTRLDSKQETFRSSIFPGPILGCKCQMCTAFFRSSGVLGFACSPYVTDSSGKNPVLRDLRKLVCLQNSKLQLQQNDQVMVRGSKTGIVRYIGHLDGVGTPSVVYIGLELNSAAGKHDGYLYGKRYFFCTQDHGIFLPIQDVLCVISKKSAPGSSRKRIPKAILSKPVTLHLTPEKPRSIKPKSHQSNSRRTHSKRRSMTSSESDTGSSTSENSSTFPPVSPPR from the exons ATGAAGATATTCGGTCAAGTTAAGACGCTGTGCAGATTGTATAGTTTATTGTGCGCGTCAT ATGCGGACATTCCACTGGCCGATGTAAGTACTGACAAATCAACAGCTTCACAAGCGGTGGCATTCGTAATTAGAGCGTCCAGACGAGGTGTGGTTTCATTATGCGCCGAAGTTGCTGACCTTTTAAAAGACAGGAACAG GCTTGAGCAAGAACTCGAagagaaaaacaaagaaattgtaATTCTTCTTGAGAATCAAGCGGTGCCTAGAAGCCCCGAGCCCCCGCTACCTGAGACTTGCGACTTCAGCATGCAGTCAATACAAGATATGGAATCGCAAACTTACCCGCAGAATAACGTTGCAATTCAAACCGAG acgaTGTCCCTTGCCTGCACCAAACGAAAGGCAAGAGATGAAAACGAGCCTGAAACG CCCCCCGATTGCTCTAACATTACGTTTATTAACTTCGAGTGTGGAAGCGACTTCGCGGTGACTTGTTTATGTCCGAAAAGTGTCAGTTCTTCGTCCCAGAACCCAGGAAAAACAGCAGTTGCAATAAACACTGGTGATGGCCCAcg ATTGCATTCAAAGTTGGGTTATTTTGAACATCACAATCTCGAACATAAATTCAAGGCTTTGGAAATTAAACACGAGCAACTAAAAATGAAGCTGTCAGAAGACACCGGTCATCAAATGAAAACTACTGACGAGTTAAATAAAGCAAAAGAAGAAATTGTAGTCCTTCAAAAAGCGATACAAGATATCCAG ACAAAAGAATATGAAAGAATACAAGAAgaagaaagaataaaacaagaagaaaACTACAGCATCGAAGCCCAAGATGACGTCAGCGACGGGACAGGAAGTGACGAcagcgatgacgtcacacaacgACGACGTAGTTTAAAAGGCTCACGAGAAAAGAGCTTACTACCGATAATTGCTAACACTACAAGACTAGACTCAAA GCAAGAGACGTTCCGGTCTTCTATTTTTCCTGGGCCAATTTTGGGATGTAAATGTCAGATGTGTACAGCGTTCTTTAGAAGCAGTGGTGTACTGGGATTCGCATGCAGTCCATATGTAACGGACAGTTCTGGAAAGAACCCAGTGCTCCGAGACCTGCGGAAACTAGTATGCTTGCAGAA CTCCAAGCTTCAACTGCAACAAAACGATCAAGTCATGGTACGCGGAAGTAAAACGGGGATAGTACGTTATATTGGTCACTTGGACGGCGTAGGAACACCAAGCGTAGTCTACATCGGCCTAGAACTTAATAGTGCAG CTGGAAAACACGACGGCTATCTGTACGGAAAACGTTACTTCTTTTGTACGCAAGACCACGGTATATTCCTCCCAATACAAGACGTGCTATGTGTTATAAGCAAAAAG AGTGCGCCAGGCTCTTCAAGAAAAAGAATCCCGAAAGCAATTTTATCAAAACCAGTCACTCTGCACTTGACTCCAGAAAAACCAAGATCCATAAAACCAAAATCCCATCAAAGTAATTCTAGACGAACGCATTCTAAACGTAgaagtatgacatcatctgAAAGTGACACAGGCTCATCTACATCTGAAAACAGCAG CACATTTCCACCAGTTTCCCCACCCCGGTAA